The segment TGTGGATTGGCTGCCAGCAACTGGCGATCCGGCTCGGCCAGGAGCCCGGCGAGGGCTTTCAGGGCGCGCGCCGGATTGCGCTGGAACATCAGCCGGTCCAGCGCCAACAGCGGGCTGGCCAGCCGGGGATGGAGGCGCGCAAGGCCGAACATCGCCTTGAGCGCCGGCAGTTGCGTCGTGCGCAGTGCTGGGATGTCCATCGGCCCCATGCCGGCCAGCAGCCCGACATAGTCCAGGCGCTCGCCCAACCGCTGGGCGCAGGCCAATGCGTACGGGCCGCCGCAGGACACACCAAGCACACCGAAGCGCTGATGGCCGAGGGTGTCTGCCATGAAGGCCACGTCCTCGGCCCAGTCGAGGATGTTGCGTCCGGGGTGGTAGTCCGACCAGCCGAAACCAGGCCGCTCAGGCGCCACCAGGCAGACATTGGCCGCCAGCGCCTGTTCGTGGTGCAGCGCGGCCTGCAAGCGGCTGCCGGGGAAGCCGTGGAAATAATAGAGCGGGCGGCCTTCGAGGGCGCCGTAGAGCTGATAGGCCAGGATGCGCCCATCGGGCAGCCGTAACCGCCGAGGCCGGGCGTCGGGTCGAGTCATGGTGGTCTCGGTCATCAGGGGGGTGGAAGAGAAATGCGGGTTCTGAATTGGTCATAAATTGAACGCATTCAGTTATACCAGCCGCTTTGCATGGGGTCCCGAGGGGTTACAAAATTTAATCGCGTGTTTAATTTGATTGTTTTTTGATCGCAACTTCCCAAGGCCCGCTACGCCTGCCTCCGGCATCGCCGCCCACACCTTATCCACAGTGCGTTGCACAGTTTCTGGGGGCGGTTGGTTCGGCAAGCGCCTGAAACGGCTCAAGAAATGTCCATTTCCCTGCACGCGCCGCAGCGCCCGGGCCCCAGCCGTGGCTCTACAGCTTATCCACAGCATCATCCCCGGTTTCTGTGGGCGAGGGCGGTGGGCCAGTACATTTTCGGGTCGGATACAGACAGATTTCGCTGAGGCGGGATGGGGAGAATCCAGTTGTGCAGGCCTGCGGCCTGATTCGCGAATGAATTCGCCCCCACACATCGCTCCTAAATTGCCTCCAAGCGGGGAAACGACATGGCCATCAGCGTGTTCGACCTGTTCAAGATCGGTATCGGCCCTTCCAGCTCGCACACCGTGGGGCCGATGCGGGCGGCGGCGCTGTTCGCCACGGCGCTGCGCGAGCGCGGCCTGCTGGCGCAGGTGAAACGGGTGGAAGTACGCCTGTACGGCTCGCTGTCGGCCACCGGCGTTGGCCACGGCACCGACCGTGCCACCCTGGTGGGGCTGATGGGTGAATGGCCGGACCAGGTCGACCCGAAACAGATCGCCCCGCGCATCGAGGCGCTGAAGGCATCCCGCGAACTGCTGCTGGACGGCAGCCACCCGGTGGCCTTCGACTGGCAGCGCGACCTGCTGCTGCTGGAAGAGAACCTGCCGTATCACCCCAACGCCATGACCCTGATCGTCGAAGGCGAAGGCGGTGAACTGCATCGCGACACCTACTACTCCATCGGTGGTGGCTTCGTTGTCGACGAGGCCCAGGCGAAGTCCGGGCAACTGGATCAGGACGCCACCGAACTGCCTTACGACTTCTCCAGTGCCCAAGAGCTGCTGGAACTCTGCCAGCGCCACGACCTGCGCATCTCCGAACTGATGCTGGCCAACGAGAAGGCCTGGCGCAGCGAGGCGGAGATCCGTGCCGGGCTGCTGAAGCTGTGGGACGCCATGCAGGAATGCGTACGCAACGGTCTGGGCGAGGAAGGCATCCTTCCCGGCGGGCTCAACGTGCGTCGTCGTGCGGCCAAGCTGCACCGCAGCCTGCAGGAGCTGGGCAAGCCGAACGTGATCGGCTCGACCATGAGCGCCATGGAGTGGGTGAATCTCTACGCCCTGGCGGTGAACGAGGAGAACGCCGCCGGCGGGCGCATGGTCACCGCCCCGACCAATGGCGCGGCGGGGATCATCCCGGCGGTGCTGCACTACTACATGCGCTTCAATCCCGAGGCGACCGACGACGACGTGGTGCATTTCTTCCTCGGCGCCGCCGCCGTCGGCATCCTGTGCAAGAAGAACGCTTCGATCTCCGGTGCCGAAGTCGGCTGCCAGGGTGAAGTCGGCTCGGCCTGCGCCATGGCCGCCGCCGGGCTGGCGGAAGTGCTGGGGGCCACCCCGGCGCAGCTGGAGAACGCCGCCGAGATCGGCCTTGAACACAACCTTGGACTCACCTGCGACCCGGTGGGCGGCCTGGTGCAGGTGCCGTGCATCGAGCGCAACGCAATTGCCGCGGTGAAGGCGATCAACGCGGCGCAGATGGCGCTGCGTGGCGACGGCGAGCACTTCATCTCGCTGGACCGGGTGATCCGCACCATGCGCGACACCGGCGCCGACATGCACGACAAGTACAAGGAAACCTCGCGCGGTGGCCTGGCGGTGAGTGCTGTGGAGTGCTGATGCCATGACCGCCTGCCAAGCCCTGCCGACGTCTGAGCACCGCTTCGAATCCATTGGTTTCCTGCTGTTGGAAGGCTTCAGCCTGATCGCCCTGGCCGGCTCACTCGAACCGCTGCGCCTGGCCAACCAGCAGCCCGGAGCGGGCCGTTATCGCTGGTGCATCCTGACGTGCAACGGCAACCCGGTGCGCGCCGGCAACGGCATGCAGCTGACGCCCGAAGGCAGCCTCGCCGAGGCAAGTGGGCTGGACGCCCTGATTCTCTGCGGCGGCGACAGCGTTCCGCCCGCCCACGCCGGATTGCTCGCGCAACTCCGCGACCTGGCCGCCCGCGGCGTGAAGCTGGGCGCGCTGGAATCCGCCCGCACACTGTTGGTCGAAGCCGATCTGCTTCCGTGCGGCGATAACGCTCCGACCTGGGCCAGCCGCATGAGCCTGCGCGAAGCCCTGGCCAGTGCCCAGCCCAAGCTGCAGGAGGTGATCGCGCTGATGGAGGCGAACCTGGAGGAACCTCTCGACCTCGACGACCTGGCCAGCTTCGTCGAACTGTCGCGTCGTCAGCTCGAAAGGCTGTTCCAGAAGTACCTGCGCTGCTCGCCATCGCGGCACTACCTGAAACTGCGCCTGTTGCGCGCCCGCCAGCTGCTGCGCCAGACGGCGATGCCGGTGGTGCAGGTGGCTTCCGGTTGCGGCTTCCTTTCCCCGCAGAACTTCTCCAAGTGCTACCGCGAGCATTTCGGCATTCCGCCCAGCAACGAGCGACTCGACAAGCCGCAGCTCTGCCGCAGCGCCATGCACTGATACCGAGTGACACCACCTTCGGGCCCGCCCGTGCCTGGCAGCACGGTTCGGGCCTGTTTTTTTTGGGGTGGGGTATCGACATGGCACAGGGCGTTTCCCGTTCAGGAGCGAACTCATTCGCCAAGCAGGTCGAAGATCCGCCAATGGGCCATTCAGGTGGTGCAGCTGCGCTGCCCCTGGCGAATGAATTCGCCCCCACAGAAGAGCGGTTCGCTCCTGCCGGCAAGCCTGAGTCAGCCCACCTTCCCTCATCCCAACCCGCTGGGAGAGGGGGGGGAGGAGGGTGGCTGAGCGCCTCTCGGGCTTCCATGTTCCCCCTGCGGATCTGACCAACTTCGGGTCGGATTCGTACAAAAAGTGGCGGAGGGCTTCTGTTGCAATGCTTTCCAACGGCCCACCAGCCCGGTGTGTCGAGTCAGTGGAAAACAACAAGGGTTCACCGCCATGCAAATGCCCAAGACGCTCCGCATCCGTAACGGCGACAAGGTTCGCTCCACCTTCTCCGCCCAGGAATACGCCAATCGCCAAGCCAGGCTGCGCGCCCACCTGGCGGCGGAGAACATCGACGCCGCGATCTTCACCTCGTACCACAACATCAACTACTACTCCGACTTCCTCTACTGCTCCTTCGGCCGCCCCTACGCGTTGGTGGTGACCCAGGACGACGTCATCAGCATCAGCGCCAACATCGACGGCGGTCAGCCGTGGCGCCGCACCGTCGGCACCGACAACATCGTCTACACCGACTGGCAGCGCGATAACTACTTCGCCGCCATCCAGCAGGCGTTGCCGAAGGCCCGCCGCATCGGCATCGAACATGACCACCTGAACCTGCAGAACCGCGACAAGCTGGCCGCGCGCTATCCGGACGCCGAGCTGGTGGACGTGGCCGCCGCCTGCATGCGTATGCGCATGATCAAATCCGCCGAAGAGCACGTGATGATCCGCCACGGCGCGCGCATCGCCGACATCGGTGGTGCGGCGGTGGTCGAAGCCCTGCGCGACCAGGTACCGGAATACGAAGTGGCGCTGCATGCCACCCAGGCCATGGTTCGCGCCATTGCCGATACCTTCGAGGACGTGGAGCTGATGGATACCTGGACCTGGTTCCAGTCCGGCATCAACACCGACGGCGCGCACAACCCGGTGACCACCCGCAAGGTGAACAAGGGCGACATCCTCAGCCTCAACTGCTTCCCGATGATCGCCGGCTACTACACCGCGCTGGAGCGCACCCTGTTCCTCGACCACTGCTCGGACGACCACTTGCGCCTGTGGCAGGTCAACGTCGAGGTGCATGAAGCCGGCCTGAAGCTGATCAAGCCCGGTGCGCGTTGCAGCGATATCGCCCGCGAGCTGAACGAGATCTTCCTCAAGCACGACGTGCTGCAGTACCGCACCTTCGGCTACGGCCACTCCTTCGGCACGCTCAGCCACTACTACGGCCGCGAGGCCGGATTGGAACTGCGCGAGGACATCGACACCGTGCTGGAGCCGGGCATGGTGGTGTCGATGGAGCCGATGATCATGCTGCCGGAAGGCCTGCCGGGCGCCGGTGGCTATCGCGAGCACGACATCCTGATCGTCAACGAGAACGGTGCCGAGAACATCACCAAGTTCCCCTACGGCCCGGAGAAAAACATCATCCGCAAATGACCGACCCCACGCCCGCGCAGGCCGACACTGCGCGGGCCGTGGCCACAACAAGAATCGACGCGCGGCATTCCGGGGCCAGGCCCCGTGCACGCGCCGACCTTTGACTACCCGCTGCCGAAATCACCACAACAACAGAGGTAAAGGCGATGGTCAGGTTTGTTTCAGGGCCGCTCCCTCGGGGAGCGGCCGACTCAGTGTGCTGCAACGACGGCCGGGGCGCTCCCGTCCATACTCCAGGCATCCAGGTGCATTTCCCCAGTGAAGGGGGTGCCCGATGAGCCTTTCCAACCAGTCCCTGGCCTACGGCCAGGCCGGCAGCCAGATGGCCAGCAGCGAGCGCAGCACCCTCCGCCGCGCGGCGACCGCCAGCTTCATGGGCAATTTCGTCGAGTGGTTCGACTACGCCGCCTACGGTTACCTGGCCGCGGTGATCGCGGTGGTGTTCTTCCCCGCTACTGACAAGACCACCGGCCTGCTGGCGGCCTTCGCGGTGTTCGCCATTTCCTTCATCGTCCGCCCCATTGGCGGCATCGTCTGGGGCCATATCGGCGACCGTTACGGCCGGCGTAACGCCCTGTCCCTGTCCATCCTCATCATGTCCGGCGCCACTTTCTGCATCGCGCTGCTGCCGACCTACGCCCAGGTGGGCATGCTTGCGCCGCTGCTGCTCCTGCTGATCCGCCTGGTGCAGGGCTTCTCCGCCTCGGGGGAATACGCCGGCGCGGCGGCCTTCCTCGCCGAGTACGCCCCGGACAACCGGCGCGGTTTCTATACCTGCCTGGTGCCGGCCAGTACGGCGGCGGGGCTGTTGTTCGGTTCGCTGTTCGCGGCGCTGCTCTATTCGCAGCTGGATACCGAGCAACTGCACAGCTGGGGTTGGCGCATTCCCTTCCTGCTCGCGGCGCCGCTGGGGCTGATCGGCCGCTACATCCGCCTGCACCTGCAGGACACGCCCAAGTTCCGCGAGATGGAACAGGCGATGGAGCGGAAGGAAGCCGAACACAAGGTGCCGATCCGCGAGTTGATGGGCGTGCATCGCAAGAAAGTGCTGGTGGCCATTGGCGTCACCTGCCTCAACGCGGTGGCCTTCTACCTGATCCTCAGCTACATGCCGACTTACCTCTCCACCGAGATGGGCATGACCGAGACCGACTCGTTCCTGGCGTCCACCGTGTCGCTGGCGACCTACATCGGTTTCATCTTCCTGATGGGCAAGCTGTCTGATCGTTTCGGTCGCAAGACCATGCTGATCGCCGCGTCGCTGCTGTTCCTCGGGCTCACGGTGCCGCTGTTCGGCCTGCTGGAAGGGCAGGGCTTCGTCTTCATCCTGCTGATCCAGATCGCCTTCGGCCTGATGCTGGCGATGAACGACGGCACGCTGCCGTGCTTCCTGGCCGAGGTCTTCCCGACGCGGGTGCGCTACAGCGGCTTCGCCTTCAGCTTCAACACCGCCAACGCCCTGTTCGGCGGCACCGCGCCCTTCATCGCCACCTGGCTGATCAGCCAGACCGGCGACAAGCTCGCCCCTGCCTGGATGCTGGTGGCGGCGGCGGTCGTGGCCCTGCTGGCGATGCTCTGCATCAGCGAGACGGCGCACCGCGCCCTGGCGGATGAGTGACCACTGGCGATCCTGCCAACTTCGGGTCGGATTCGTACAAAAACCAGCCATTCACTTCTGATGCAATGTCATGAGCGGAAGTCCGCCTGGCGCCGAAGATTCCTGGAGTATTTCGATGAGCAAGAGTGTTTTCGTAGGTGAGCTGACCTGGAAAGAGTACGAGGCACGTGTCGCGGCAGGTGACTGCGTGCTGATGCTGCCGGTCGGTGCCCTGGAACAGCATGGCCATCACATGTGCATGAACGTAGATGTACTGCTGCCCACGGCGGTGTGCCAGCGGGTCGCCGAGCGCATCGGTGCGCTGGTGCTGCCGGGCCTGCAATACGGCTACAAGTCCCAGCAGAAGTCCGGCGGAGGCAACCACTTCCCCGGTACCACCAGCCTGGACGGCGCCACCCTCACTGGCACGGTGCAGGACATCATCCGCGAGCTGGCGCGTCACGGCGTGCGCCGTCTGGTGCTGATGAACGGCCACTATGAGAACTCGATGTTCATCGTCGAAGGCATCGACCTCGCCCTGCGTGAACTGCGCTACGCCGGCATCCACGACTTCAAGGTGGTGGTGCTCTCCTACTGGGATTTCGTGAAGGACCCGGCGGTGATCCAGCGGCTCTACCCCGAGGGCTTCCTCGGCTGGGACATCGAGCACGGTGGTGTCTTCGAGACCTCGCTGATGCTCGCCCTGTATCCGGATCTGGTGGACCTGGAGCGCGTCGTCGATCACCCGCCCGCGACCTTCCCGCCCTACGACGTGTTCCCGGTGGACCCGGCGCGCACCCCGGCGCCGGGCACCCTGTCCTCGGCGAAGACCGCCAGCCGGGAGAAGGGCGAGCTGATCCTCGAGGTCTGCGTCCAGGGCATCGCCGACGCCATCGGCCAGGAGTTTCCGCGCGCCTGACCCGACATTGCGTCACCCCGAACAGAACAAGCGACTTCACAACTACAACAAAGGACCGCTGCGGCGGTCCGCGAGGAAGTTTCAGCTATGTCCAATTCAGACGCACACAAAGAGTACGGGCTCAGCCAGGTCAAGCCCGAGGAGCGCAGCTACGGCTTCGTCGACACGGTCTGGACCTGGTTCGGCTCCGGCATCAACACCGGTTCCTGGTTCTTTGGCGGCATGGCCGCCGCGCTGGGCATGGTCTTCGTCCTGCAATACAGCCTGCTCTGGCTGCCGCTGATGATGATCCCCTGGGCGGTGGTGGCCTATATCGGCTACCGCTACGGCGCCAGCACGGCCGTGGTTTCGCGCCCGGCGCTGGGCACAAAGGGCTCGCGCCTGACCGGTGTCGCGCAGTTCCTGGTGCTGATCGGCTGGCCCAGCGTGAACAGCTTCATCGCCGCCATTTCCCTCAGCCATGTGTTTGGAGCCGCCTTTGGCTGGCCGGTGTTCGGCCAACCCGGTTCCACCTGGCCGATGGTTTTCGGCATCCTGCTGACCGCCATTGCCCAGGGCGTGATCACCTTCCTCGGGCATGAGGCGATCCGCTATCTGGAGCGTGTGGCCGGCATCTTGTTGCTGGTGCTGGGCGCCTGGGTGACCCACGTGGTGCTGTCGCAGTGGGAGCTGAAGCAGATCATGGAGTTCAAGGTGGCGGCGCCGAGCCACAGCGTGGCCTTCTTCATCGACCTGGCCTTCGGCTTCTCCTGGACCTGGGCCCAGGTGGCGGACTTCTCGCGCTTCTCCAGGACCGGCACGGCGGCCAGCGTGGGCAGCTGGCTGGGGCTCAATGTCGGCCAGGGCTGGTTCATGGTGATCGGTGCCATCGGGGCCATCGGTGTGGCCTTGCAGAGCGGCTTCGTCGACCCGAACAACTCCGACCCCAGCTCCACCCTGGCGACCCTCGGCCTGGGCATGGTGTCGTTCCTGGTGCTGATCTTCGCCACCGTGAGTACCAACGTGACCGTGCTCTACGGCTCGGGCATGGGCCTGCTCGGCGCCTTCAAGGGCCTCACGCCGAAGAAGGCGCTGGCGATCATCGTCGTGCTGCAACTGGTGCTGTGCTTCGTGCCCATGGCCTTCGATTCCTTCCTGCACTACTTCGAAGCCTTCCTCGGGGTGATCGGCGGCATCTTCATTCCGCTCTGGACCATCATCCTGGTGGACTACTTCTGCGTGCGCGGCAAACGCCTGTCCGACCGTGACCTGTTCTCCGAAGCCGGTGGCGCCTACTACGGCAGCAATGGCTGGAACATGGCCGGGATCGCCTCGCTGGTGGTGGGCTTCGCCGTCTACTTCGTACTGGCCCATGTGTTCAAGGATGTCGCCGAGCAGATCACCGCGAGCTTCCCGTCGATCCTGGTGTCCGGCGTCGTTTACTGGTTGTTGGCGAAGAAGCCGGTGGTGGTGCTGAGCGGAGGTGTCGAGCGGGACGCCTGATTCAGAAGGTCGTGAATAGAAAACGCCGCCCCCGAGAGGAGGGCGGCGTTTTTGTTTCCGGCGAGCGGGTTCCGCTTTCTTGTGGGGGCGAATGAATTCGCCCCCACAGAAGCAGGCCCATAGAAGAGCGGCGCCATGTCAGAACTCAGGCGTGCAACGGACTCTGCTTGCGCTCCCCGCGCGGCGAATGGCCGAAGAAGCGGCTGTAGCACTTGGAGAAATGCGCCGGCGAGGCGAAGCCGCAGGCCAGGGCGATATCGCGGACCTGGGACTCGCTGCGCAGCAGCAGGTCGCGGGCGCGGTTCAGGCGCAGTTCCAGGTAGTACTGGCTGGGGGTGCGGTCCAGGTACTTGTGGAACAGCCGTTCCAGCTGGCGCACCGACACTTCGTTGAGCTGCGCCAGTTCTTCCAGCTCCAGCGGTTCCTCCAGGTTGGCTTCCATGATCGCGACGATCTGGCTCAGCTTCGGCTGGGCGTGGCCGAGCTTCTGTCGCAGCGGAACGCGCTGCTGCTCGCGGGCGCCGCGCATGCGGTCGCAGAGCAGCAGTTCGGCGGCGCGGGTGGCGATCTCCACGCCGTCGGGCTCGCGGGCGATCAGTTGCAGGGTCATGTCCATGGATGCGGTGCCGCCGGAGCAGGTGTAGCGGTCGCGATCCAGCTCGAACAGCTGGTTGGAAATGACGATGCCGGGGAACTTGTCCTTGACCTGCTCTATGTCTTCCCAGTGCACCGTGCAGCGGTAGCCCTTGAGCAGCTCGGCACTGGCCAGCAGGTGGCTGCCGGTGCAGATGCCGCCCAGCGCCACGTCGTGCTGGGACAGCTTGCGCACCCAGTTGAGCAGGCGGCGGTCATAGCGGGCCGGCATGGGGTTGGAACCGACGACGAACAGCGCGTCCAGTGCGGGCGCGTCGTCGAGGCTGTGGTCGGGGACCACCCGCATGCCATTGCTGGCTTGCACCGGTTCGCGGTCGGCGGCGATCAGCAGGGTGCGGAACAGCGTGCGCTTGGCGGCCAGGTTGGCCATGCGCAGGGTCTCGATCGCCGAGGCGAAGCCGATGGTGGTGAAGTTGGGAATCAGCAGGAAACCGAAGGTCTTCACTGCATTCGTCCGGGACTGGACCTGGATTTCGTCGACGGGCGGCGCCGCAAGGTTCGCAACAGCCATGGGTTCTTCCTCCACTGCATCGACTGTCGTTTTTGGGTATTGGCGGGTGAGGCAGGAGTCGAAATGCAGTTCTGTCTTTTTATTGTTCTGCAGCGCGGGAGCGGCCCTGCGCCGGGGTCCAGCTTACACCCATTCCAGGCCTGCATCAGCGGCGTACCTGCGCGATATCCGGGGGCTGGCGGAGAGGTCTTCGGTAATCGAACACTTTTCCGTCGCTGCCTGGGCAAGTTTGGGCATTTACACGTCGCAAACAGGCAAACGGGGTGTCGGACTAACTCGCACAATCGGCCGCAACAGGCTGGCACCGACCGTATTGCAGCGGCAGGCGCCAAGCCCCCAAAACAACAGAGACGACAGCGGGTTGTCGCAGGAGATCACCGATGTTCAGCAAGCAAGACCAGATCCAGGGTTACGACGACGAACTGTTCAGCGCGATGCAGGAAGAAGAGCACCGTCAGGAAGACCACATCGAGCTGATCGCCTCGGAAAACTACACCAGCAAGCGCGTGATGGAAGCCCAGGGCAGCGGCCTGACCAACAAGTACGCCGAAGGCTACCCGGGCAAGCGCTACTACGGTGGCTGCGAGTTCGTCGACAAGGTCGAGCAGCTGGCCATCGACCGCGCCAAGCAGCTGTTCGGCGCCGACTACGCCAACGTCCAGCCGCACTCCGGCTCCCAGGCCAACAGCGCCGTCTACCTGGCCCTGCTGAATGCCGGTGACACCATCCTCGGCATGAGCCTGGCCCACGGCGGCCACCTGACCCACGGCGCCAAGGTGTCGTCCTCCGGCAAGCTCTATAACGCCGTGCAGTACGGCCTGGACACCGCCACCGGCCTGATCGACTACGACGAAGTCGAGCGCCTGGCCGTCGAGCACAAGCCGAAGATGATCGTCGCCGGCTTCTCCGCCTACTCCAAGACCCTCGACTTCCCGCGCTTCCGTGCCATCGCCGACAAGGTGGGGGCGCTGCTGTTCGTCGACATGGCCCACGTCGCCGGCCTGGTCGCCGCTGGCCTGTACCCGAACCCGCTGCCCTACGCCGACGTGGTCACCACCACCACCCACAAGACCCTGCGCGGTCCCCGTGGCGGCCTGATCCTGGCGCGCAAGAACGAAGAAATCGAGAAGAAGCTGAACGCCGCCGTCTTCCCCGGCGCCCAGGGCGGCCCGCTGATGCACGTGATCGCCGCCAAGGCCGTGTGCTTCAAGGAAGCGCTGGAGCCCGGCTTCAAGGAGTACCAGGCCCAGGTGATCAAGAACGCCCAGGCCATGGCCGGCGTATTCATCAAGCGCGGCTACGACGTGGTCTCCGGCGGCACCGACAACCACCTGTTCCTGGTCAGCCTGATCAAGCAGGGCAAGACCGGCAAGGAAGCCGACGCCGCCCTCGGCCGCGCCGGCATCACCGTGAACAAGAACGCCGTGCCGAACGACCCGCAGTCGCCCTTCGTGACCTCGGGCGTGCGCATCGGCACCCCGGCCATCACCAGCCGTGGCTTCAAGGAAGCCCAGAGCACCGAGCTGGCCGGCTGGATCTGCGACATCCTCGACCATCTCGGCGATGCCGACGTGGAAGCCCAGGTGGCCAAGCAGGTCGCCGGCCTCTGCGCCGACTTCCCCGTCTACCGCTAATCCAGGAGTCCGAACATGCAACGTTATTCCGGCTTCGGTCTGTTCAAGCACTCCCTGAGCCACCACGAGAACTGGCAACGCATGTGGCGCAACCCGACGCCGAAGCCGGTCTATGACGTGATCATCGTCGGTGGTGGCGGCCACGGCCTGGCCACCGCCTACTACCTGGCCAAGGAATTCGGCGTGAAGAACGTCGCGGTGGTGGAGAAGGGCTGGCTGGGCGGCGGCAACACCGCGCGCAACACCACCATCGTCCGCTCCAACTACCTGTGGGACGAGGCGGCGCAGCTGTACGAGCACGCCATGAAACTGTGGGAAGGCCTGTCCCAGGACCTGAACTACAACGTGATGTTCTCCCAGCGTGGCGTCTACAACCTCTGCCACACCCTGCAGGACATGCGTGACTCGGCTCGCCGGGTCAACGCCAACCGCCTGAACGGCGTGGATGGCGAACTGCTGGATGCGCGCCAGGTAGCCGAGGAGATTCCCTTCCTCGACTGCAGCAAGAGCACCCGTTACCCGATCATGGGTTCCACCGTTCAGCGCCGTGGGGGCGTGGCCCGCCACGACGCCGTAGCCTGGGGCTACGCCCGTGCCGCCGACGCCCTGGGCGTCGACCTGCTGCAGAACACCGAAGTAATCGGTTTCCGCAAGCAGGATGGCGCGGTGATCGGTGTCGAAACCAATCGCGGCTTCATCGGCGCCAAGCGCGTTGGCGTGGTCACCGCCGGTAACTCCGGCCACATGGCCAAGCAGGCCGGTTTCCGTCTGCCGCTGGAATCCCACCCGCTGCAGGCCCTGGTGTCCGAACCGATCAAGCCGATCATCCACAGCGTGATCATGTCCAACGCCGTGCACGGCTACATCAGCCAGTCCGACAAGGGCGACCTGGTCATCGGTGCCGGTATCGACGGCTACAACGGCTACGGCCAGCGCGGCTCCTACGGGACCATCGAGCACACCCTGCAAGCCATCGTGGAGATGTTCCCGATCCTCTCCCGCGTGCGCATGAACCGTCAGTGGGGCGGCATCGTGGATACCACCCCGGACGCCTGCCCGATCATCTCCAAGACCCCGGTGAAGAACCTGTTCTTCAACTGCGGCTGGGGCACTGGCGGCTTCAAGGCCACTCCGGGCTCGGGCCACGTCTTCGCGGCGAGCCTGGCGCGTGGCGAGATGCACCCGCTGGCCAAGCCCTTCTCCATCGACCGTTTCCATACCGGCGCACTGATCGACGAGCACGGCGCCGCTGCCGTGGCTCACTAAGGAGAATCGCCATGCTGCACATTTTCTGCCCCTACTGTGGCGAGCTGCGCTCCGAAGAGGAATTCCACGCCAAGGGCCAGGCGCACATCCCGCGCCCCCTGGATCCGAACGCCTGCACCGACGAGGAGTGGGGCGACTACATCTTCTTCCGCGACAACCCGCGCGGCATCCACC is part of the Pseudomonas lalkuanensis genome and harbors:
- a CDS encoding alpha/beta fold hydrolase — translated: MTRPDARPRRLRLPDGRILAYQLYGALEGRPLYYFHGFPGSRLQAALHHEQALAANVCLVAPERPGFGWSDYHPGRNILDWAEDVAFMADTLGHQRFGVLGVSCGGPYALACAQRLGERLDYVGLLAGMGPMDIPALRTTQLPALKAMFGLARLHPRLASPLLALDRLMFQRNPARALKALAGLLAEPDRQLLAANPQTAEDFATFLAEAYRQGIRGACTEAALIASPRPFALEGIQVPVHLYQSGLDRHVPEAMGRYLQARLPRANLHLYPQEGHLSIVINQFPQVLADFTQSTQHEAA
- a CDS encoding L-serine ammonia-lyase, producing MAISVFDLFKIGIGPSSSHTVGPMRAAALFATALRERGLLAQVKRVEVRLYGSLSATGVGHGTDRATLVGLMGEWPDQVDPKQIAPRIEALKASRELLLDGSHPVAFDWQRDLLLLEENLPYHPNAMTLIVEGEGGELHRDTYYSIGGGFVVDEAQAKSGQLDQDATELPYDFSSAQELLELCQRHDLRISELMLANEKAWRSEAEIRAGLLKLWDAMQECVRNGLGEEGILPGGLNVRRRAAKLHRSLQELGKPNVIGSTMSAMEWVNLYALAVNEENAAGGRMVTAPTNGAAGIIPAVLHYYMRFNPEATDDDVVHFFLGAAAVGILCKKNASISGAEVGCQGEVGSACAMAAAGLAEVLGATPAQLENAAEIGLEHNLGLTCDPVGGLVQVPCIERNAIAAVKAINAAQMALRGDGEHFISLDRVIRTMRDTGADMHDKYKETSRGGLAVSAVEC
- a CDS encoding M24 family metallopeptidase, with the protein product MQMPKTLRIRNGDKVRSTFSAQEYANRQARLRAHLAAENIDAAIFTSYHNINYYSDFLYCSFGRPYALVVTQDDVISISANIDGGQPWRRTVGTDNIVYTDWQRDNYFAAIQQALPKARRIGIEHDHLNLQNRDKLAARYPDAELVDVAAACMRMRMIKSAEEHVMIRHGARIADIGGAAVVEALRDQVPEYEVALHATQAMVRAIADTFEDVELMDTWTWFQSGINTDGAHNPVTTRKVNKGDILSLNCFPMIAGYYTALERTLFLDHCSDDHLRLWQVNVEVHEAGLKLIKPGARCSDIARELNEIFLKHDVLQYRTFGYGHSFGTLSHYYGREAGLELREDIDTVLEPGMVVSMEPMIMLPEGLPGAGGYREHDILIVNENGAENITKFPYGPEKNIIRK
- a CDS encoding MFS transporter codes for the protein MSLSNQSLAYGQAGSQMASSERSTLRRAATASFMGNFVEWFDYAAYGYLAAVIAVVFFPATDKTTGLLAAFAVFAISFIVRPIGGIVWGHIGDRYGRRNALSLSILIMSGATFCIALLPTYAQVGMLAPLLLLLIRLVQGFSASGEYAGAAAFLAEYAPDNRRGFYTCLVPASTAAGLLFGSLFAALLYSQLDTEQLHSWGWRIPFLLAAPLGLIGRYIRLHLQDTPKFREMEQAMERKEAEHKVPIRELMGVHRKKVLVAIGVTCLNAVAFYLILSYMPTYLSTEMGMTETDSFLASTVSLATYIGFIFLMGKLSDRFGRKTMLIAASLLFLGLTVPLFGLLEGQGFVFILLIQIAFGLMLAMNDGTLPCFLAEVFPTRVRYSGFAFSFNTANALFGGTAPFIATWLISQTGDKLAPAWMLVAAAVVALLAMLCISETAHRALADE
- a CDS encoding creatininase, with translation MSKSVFVGELTWKEYEARVAAGDCVLMLPVGALEQHGHHMCMNVDVLLPTAVCQRVAERIGALVLPGLQYGYKSQQKSGGGNHFPGTTSLDGATLTGTVQDIIRELARHGVRRLVLMNGHYENSMFIVEGIDLALRELRYAGIHDFKVVVLSYWDFVKDPAVIQRLYPEGFLGWDIEHGGVFETSLMLALYPDLVDLERVVDHPPATFPPYDVFPVDPARTPAPGTLSSAKTASREKGELILEVCVQGIADAIGQEFPRA
- a CDS encoding purine-cytosine permease family protein, with the protein product MSNSDAHKEYGLSQVKPEERSYGFVDTVWTWFGSGINTGSWFFGGMAAALGMVFVLQYSLLWLPLMMIPWAVVAYIGYRYGASTAVVSRPALGTKGSRLTGVAQFLVLIGWPSVNSFIAAISLSHVFGAAFGWPVFGQPGSTWPMVFGILLTAIAQGVITFLGHEAIRYLERVAGILLLVLGAWVTHVVLSQWELKQIMEFKVAAPSHSVAFFIDLAFGFSWTWAQVADFSRFSRTGTAASVGSWLGLNVGQGWFMVIGAIGAIGVALQSGFVDPNNSDPSSTLATLGLGMVSFLVLIFATVSTNVTVLYGSGMGLLGAFKGLTPKKALAIIVVLQLVLCFVPMAFDSFLHYFEAFLGVIGGIFIPLWTIILVDYFCVRGKRLSDRDLFSEAGGAYYGSNGWNMAGIASLVVGFAVYFVLAHVFKDVAEQITASFPSILVSGVVYWLLAKKPVVVLSGGVERDA